Proteins encoded in a region of the Equus asinus isolate D_3611 breed Donkey chromosome X, EquAss-T2T_v2, whole genome shotgun sequence genome:
- the LOC123285100 gene encoding heat shock transcription factor, Y-linked-like has translation MAHISSEIQDGSPKDGSTGKDTSIRSPSCDHTFTGDSELRSLIEEKAFQALSEGSLIKRPHHTFCVSDPEEDNDCLSLTFPRKLWKITESNHFKSIWWDENGTSIVINEELFKKEVLEKKAPFRIFGTDSMKSFVRQLNLYGFRKMRPNFQRSASLADFLAEEKTVSVLISKLQFYYNPNFKRGCPQLLARMKRRVKIKNSLPVSHSSVQDFDRKHFSAGNNVDNPTSGLVAETSGESLVSTSTNLNVPLIRRPSSSQTIANTTPPMRTDFYPPSATSIRPSEQILSDQHAFLNQLTTFHMHSQSSCTQANGHIVNFVTTTTCTSRYHIISPLQNSYFGLMVEPSTFPTTYPYLPANESLFPSLQLAGNPWFPMPVIPNTSAASLSRSTHQPSSLYIHHPQYN, from the exons ATGGCACATATTTCTTCAGAAATTCAAGACGGTTCTCCTAAGGATGGATCAACTGGTAAAGACACTTCCATTAGATCTCCATCGTGTGATCACACCTTCACTGGGGACTCGGAGTTGAGGTCTCTGATCGAAGAAAAAGCTTTCCAGGCTTTGTCTGAGGGATCCTTGATAAAAAGACCACATCACACATTTTGTGTCTCCGACCCAGAGGAAGATAATGATTGTCTTTCACTGACCTTTCCCAGAAAACTTTGGAAAATTACTGAAAGCAATCACTTTAAGTCTATTTGGTGGGATGAGAATGGAACTTCTATAGTGATTAATGAAGAACTCTTTAAGAAAGAAGTTTTGGAAAAAAAGGCCCCATTCAGAATATTTGGAACCGATAGTATGAAAAGTTTTGTTCGACAGCTTAACCTTTACGGATTTCGCAAAATGCGACCAAATTTTCAAAGATCTGCTTCTCTAGCTGACTTTCTGGCAGAAGAAAAAACAGTCTCTGTTTTAATAAGCAAG TTGCAGTTCTATTATAATCCAAATTTTAAACGAGGCTGTCCCCAACTTTTAgcaagaatgaaaagaagagtCAAGATTAAAAATTCTTTGCCAGTGTCTCATTCATCAGTTCAAGATTTCGACAGGAAGCACTTTAGTGCAGGGAATAATGTGGATAATCCTACTTCTGGATTAGTTGCTGAAACTAGTGGAGAAAGCCTAGTTTcaacctctacaaatttaaacGTGCCTCTAATCAGGAGGCCTTCTTCCAGCCAGACAATTGCTAATACAACTCCCCCAATGAGAACTGATTTTTATCCACCATCAGCAACTTCAATTAGACCATCAGAACAAATTTTATCAGATCAACATGCCTTTTTAAATCAGCTGACCACTTTTCACATGCACTCACAGAGCAGCTGCACTCAAGCAAATGGGCACATTGTGAATTTTGTTACAACTACAACTTGTACTTCTCGGTACCACATTATATCTCCCTTACAGAACAGTTATTTTGGACTGATGGTGGAGCCTTCtacttttccaactacatatccCTATTTGCCAGCTAATGAGAGTCTTTTTCCTAGCCTGCAACTAGCAGGCAACCCATGGTTCCCAATGCCTGTGATACCTAATACTTCTGCTGCATCTCTTTCAAGGTCAACTCATCAACCATCATCATTATACATACATCATCCTCAGTACAACTGA